One genomic segment of Candidatus Nomurabacteria bacterium includes these proteins:
- a CDS encoding LytR C-terminal domain-containing protein has product MTKNNRKKNSKKRSEGRISKRSLVVSGSGRSSKGRKKGRIHDLSRYMSRGNLIILLVVVSALVLVVNWVDITNSLSAIQIEPTINNSKFIRKPIDNVDLVTESTLIVLTTSTGMDLRIEHAFVVVQNKEKAKQWIVHIPGNIYISSSFSNFADYTPVSNLYYLGELEEKGAGKEYTIWELGQLLGYKFNNYIWLDDQAVSTMFGELKDYNDSFSILTRMIGSASPINLLINNHEIVKIANGTDSNIRIDRIVALMGSIRAVQDDPEEYFDFELSELQELRTSEFGIEIPVVTYASVDDRLKNIGDAVLDKDVEREQAKIEVYNGSEISGLASRYTRKLSNNGMNVIRINNTDDLYEKSVIYTSDAERFGHTISAIRQLMPVDVIVEPERPSFLTTGDIVLVLGMDLNIDSSWLVNDSE; this is encoded by the coding sequence ATGACGAAAAATAATAGAAAGAAAAATAGTAAAAAAAGATCGGAAGGAAGGATCAGTAAAAGGTCTTTGGTTGTATCAGGTTCAGGACGCTCAAGCAAAGGTAGAAAGAAGGGAAGGATACATGATCTGAGTAGATATATGTCACGCGGAAATCTGATCATCCTACTTGTTGTAGTATCTGCTTTAGTCTTGGTCGTAAATTGGGTAGATATCACAAATTCACTCTCAGCTATACAGATCGAACCAACTATAAATAACTCCAAGTTCATACGTAAACCAATAGATAATGTTGATCTGGTAACTGAAAGTACATTGATCGTATTAACAACATCCACCGGCATGGATCTTAGGATAGAACACGCATTTGTAGTTGTGCAAAACAAGGAGAAAGCAAAGCAGTGGATCGTACATATCCCGGGAAATATCTACATTAGTAGTAGTTTTTCGAATTTTGCTGATTATACGCCAGTTTCTAATCTGTATTATCTAGGAGAACTTGAAGAGAAAGGTGCTGGAAAAGAGTATACGATCTGGGAGTTAGGACAGCTGTTAGGATATAAGTTCAATAATTATATCTGGTTAGATGATCAAGCTGTGAGTACTATGTTTGGCGAACTGAAAGATTATAATGACAGCTTTTCTATCTTGACGAGAATGATAGGTAGCGCTAGTCCGATCAATCTCCTTATCAACAACCATGAGATCGTCAAGATAGCAAATGGTACTGACAGTAATATAAGGATAGATAGGATAGTTGCTCTGATGGGAAGTATTCGAGCTGTACAGGATGATCCAGAAGAATATTTCGATTTTGAGCTATCAGAGCTACAGGAGTTACGAACTAGTGAATTTGGTATAGAGATCCCCGTAGTCACTTATGCAAGTGTTGACGATAGGCTGAAAAATATCGGAGATGCTGTCTTGGACAAGGATGTAGAGCGGGAACAGGCAAAGATCGAGGTTTATAACGGGAGTGAGATCTCAGGGCTTGCTTCGAGGTATACGAGAAAATTATCTAATAATGGTATGAATGTCATCAGGATCAACAACACGGATGATCTTTACGAAAAGAGTGTTATCTATACATCAGATGCAGAACGATTCGGTCATACGATCAGTGCCATCAGACAACTGATGCCAGTAGATGTTATCGTAGAGCCTGAAAGACCTTCATTTCTAACAACCGGAGACATTGTATTGGTGCTAGGTATGGATCTGAATATTGATTCAAGCTGGTTAGTGAACGACTCTGAATAG